The genomic segment GAAATACAGGACCGAAAAAGTTCACGTCAAACGTTTTACGGAATGCTTCTATCTGAGTTTGGTCAAATCTAGAATGAGCGGTTATACCTGCGTTATTAAAAAGAACGTCAATGCCATCCGTGAGTTTTGCCAACTTAGCGACCGCTTTGTTGATCTCTTTTTCCGAAGAAAGGTCTGCCTGAATATGGAAAATTTGCGCAGACCGCTTTTCCTTCTTCTTAGAAATTTTGCGAACCAACTCAGGTTCCGTTCTGGAAAGATTGATAATCTTGCAAGGAATCTTAGACAAACTTTCCAGCAAAGCCTCTCCAATACCGGAAGAGCCTCCGGTAATTACGATTGTCTTGCCTTTCCAGAGATCAGTTTGCATCAGGCTTATTCTTTTATTATGTACGACCTATTCAAGGATTATTTTCGGCTTTAATTCTGCGCAGAAGTTCCGGCGGAGTTGGATTCAATCTCATCCTGGATCAATCTTGCCTCTGCACGAAATGTAATATAAGACCAAACCCAAGTGATGAAGATGGAGATCTTATTCTTAAATCCAACCTGATAGAATATGTGGATAAAAAGCCAAACTACCCAGCCGAAAAATCCTCTCAATCTAAGATTACCTACCTGTGCAACTGCGTCTTGTCTTCCGATAGTCGCCATACTTCCCTTATCCAGATAACGGAAAGGTTTTCTTTTTTTAGATTTCAGATCTCCTCGAATGAGAGAAGCAACATATCTTCCCTGTTGCATCGCAACTGGAGAAACACCAGGCAAAGGTTTTTCCATACCTTTGGAATAATTCGCGATATCGCCTATTACAAAAACCTCAGGATGTCCTTCCACATTGCAGAACTCATCCACCATCACTCTTCCCATTCTATCCGTAGGAACTCCTAAAGTCGCTCCGATCGCATTTGCCTGAACTCCTGCGGCCCAAATCACGGTAGAAGAAGGAATTGTTCTACCTTCAATCTTCACTCCATTCTGGTCTATTTCAAGAACCTTGGTTCCGGTCAGGACTTCTACTCCCCTCTTCTCCAAACGGATCTTTGCAAACTCACTTAACTTTGGTGCAAATGCAGCAAGAAGTCTTGGAGAAGCTTCAATCAAAGTGATCTTTGCTAAAGCAGGATCGATCGTATGGAATTCGTTTCTCACTATCTCATGAGAAAGTTCTGCGATGGAACCCGCTAATTCCACACCTGTAGGACCTCCGCCGATGATTACATAATTCAAATGTTTTTTGGCGAGTTCAGGATCTCCTGCAAGCTCTGCCTGTTCGAAAGAAGTTAAAATTTTAGTTCGGATAGCAAGCGCGTCCTTCAGAGATTTTAATCCGATAGAATATTTTTTCCAATGATCGTTCCCAAAATATCCCGATTTAGCCCCTGCCGCCAATATTAGATAATCATAATCTTCTGAATGACCCTGGAAGATGACCTTTTTAGCCTGGATGTCGACCTTCTCCACTTCTCCTAAATAGACCGTCACATTCTCTTTATCACCGATAAGAGATCTAGTAGGGATTGCAATATCTGCCGGGCTCAAAACCGCGGTGGCTACTTGGTATAATAAAGGTTGGAACAAATGGTGATTTTTTTTATCGATAGCGACGATTTCCAAGTCTTCTTCTTTGGACATTTTTTTGATCGCCTGCAATCCCCCGAAACCTACTCCGATTACTACTACTTTCTTTTTTTCACCCTTAGGCATTCTTTACTCCATTTTTACTCAAGACATATTCCAGAAATCCTTCCGAAGCTTCGAAAACGATTTGGTGGACTTCTTCGAAGTCCTTTAAAGTTCCATAATATGGATCAGGAACCTCGGAATCTTTTCCTTGGCCCTTTTGGAACTTTCTGAACAAATGAATTTTTTTTCTTTCTTCTTCATTCGAAGCGAGTGCCCCCAAATCCTTATTATTGGATCTGTCCATCGCCAGAATAAAATCATAATATTCAAAATCGGATCTTTTAAATTGTCTCGCCTTATGAGTGAGCTCTATTCCCTTTTTGCGGGCTGTCTGTCTGGTCCTGGGATCGGCTAATTCTCCGATATGATACCGAGATGTACCGCAGGAATCCACTTCGAAGAGGGAAGAAAGTCCTCTCTTTTCCAATAGATCCACGAATGCGCCTTCTGCAGCAGGAGATCTGCAGATATTTCCCAAGCATACGAAGAGAACTCTGTAGATATTCGAAGAGTCTGGAGTTCCTACCATATCCAAAAACCTTTATTTAGGCCCGATCTTCTCCCATATGAATTCAGGAAGCGATCTCATCAAAACCCCGATCATCGCCCAAGGGAACCAAGGCACAGTAGCTGATCGAACTCCTGATTCTATCCTATTGTAAATTTTTTTAGCGCCTTTTTCTGCGGAAACAAGAAAAGGACGGGACTTCAACTTTTGATTGATTGGAGTATCAATGAAGCCCGGATGAATGACAGTAACCTTCACACCGAATTGTCTAACTTCTCCCCTTAACGCTTCCAAATAAGTAGAAACTGCGGCCTTAGAAGTAGAATAACTTGCTGAGCCGGGAAGACCTCTAAACGAAGCAACCGAAGAAATCCCTACGATCTGTCCTTTTTTCTGATCTCTAAAGATCGGTTGTAAAGCGGAGATGCCTGCCATAAGCCCGATTAAATTTGTATCGATTACCTTCTTATCCGCTTCGAAACTTTTTTGGCCGAAAGAAGAGTTGGTAGAAATTCCGGCGTTCGCAATGAATAGGTCCACTCCACCAAGTTCTTTAGCAAGTTTAGGAAGCACTTTAAAATTATCCGCTGATTCTGAAACATCTAAGGACGCCAAGATCACCTTGCCTCCTTTATTAAAGGAGCGGATCTCTTTTGCGATATCCTCTAAAACATTTTTTCTTCTAGAAGTGATCGCCAGATCATGACCTTCCTTTCCGTATAAAAGAGCAAGTTCTCTGCCTATACCGGAGCTAGCTCCAGTGATAATAATTTTTTTCTTATTAGGACCTTTGGACATATGAAACCGCCAAGTAATTCATTAAATTGGTTTACCCATAAGGTGGAAAAGAATTATTTTACCAGTATCCGATAACAAACCCGAAAGTTAGGAGTTCCTACCAAGGACTCAAACCCGCTACCGAACCAAAATGCGAAATCTACAAGACGAACTAAAAGAAAAAGATGAGGAAATCCAAAAGCTCAAGGAATTATTGGAGCTCTACGAAAGAGTGTCTAAGCTTGGAGAAGTAGAATTACTCACAGCCGAACAGACCCTTACCGCCCACGAAACCACAGCAAATCTAGCCAGAAACGAACTCATAGAAATGAGAGACAGGTTTAAGGGCCTGGGGCAAATCGATTCCGAACGAAAAACTGCAATCTTAGAGATCGTAAACGATAAAGAAGCACCTCTCCCTAGCCTCGCGAGTAAATTCGAAGAGATGGGAAAGAAGGACGATTATTTCTATTCGGACTTCTTCAGAATTATCGCAAACTTAGATCTACCTGAATCGGAAGCCAGATCCCTTTGGAAAGAGATCTACGCACACGCAGAGAACTTGAGCAAACAATTGGGCAGAAGTATGAACTTCGTAGTCGCACTTTTAGATTATATTTACCTAAAGAATAGACTGATAGAAAACCCGAAGATCGTAGACATCTATTCTTTTGAAGAGATCATCCTAAACGCAGTCATAGACGAAGGGACAGGGATCTATAATAGAAGATATTTCAACCTGGTCCTAAACAAAGAGATTACCAGAAGTAAAAGATATAAAAGAAGTTTCTGCTTATTCCTATTCGACCTGGACAATTTTAAGAAGATCAACGATACAAAAGGACATTCTTTCGGGGATGATATCCTAAAACTGGTGGCTGGAACTCTGATGTATGCGTTTAGAACGGAGGACATCAGCTGTAGGGTCGGGGGAGAAGAATTTGCGGTCATTCTTCCGGAAACCACTAAAGAAAACGCAAGAGTGGCTATCGAAAGATTCAGGACTTATTTAAGAAATTCCTCCAAAAACGATTTCGGGATAGAAGTCACAGTATCCGGAGGAGTTGCAGAATATCCAGGAGATGCAGACGAAAGCAATAGGCTATATTCGTTCACAGACGCAAAGTTATACGAAGCAAAAGCGGCCGGCAAAGACCGCATTACGTATACCTGATCATTTATCGTCTATCTGATATTCTATCTCTTTCGTAGTAATTTCGTTCAACTTAGAGATCAAAAGTTCGTTCGTATTCGCCAAGCGGTCCGCTAAAATCCTCACCATTTTTGCCGCAAACTCTGGGTTCGCAAGAAGGTATCTTTCCAATTGTTGTTTGGATTCCACAGCGACCATTTCAGTATCCATTACCGCTCTCGCAGTTGCAGTTCTAGGCTTTGCTCTAAACAAAGCCATCTCACCGAAAAAATCTCCCTTCTTCATCAAAGCTAAACGAGTGGCTGAGTTTTTATGAGTAAAAAATATTTCAACAGTTCCAGAGGTGATGATATACATCGAGTTATTCAACTCTCCTTCTCTGAAAATGATTTGGCCGGCCTGGATATTAATTTTATTCATGAATTCCTATCTGACTTGGAAACATTTCGTTTTCCACTTAAAGCCCAATTCCTTAGGCCCTCAGGATATATCATCGGGTCAGAAAAGACAATCTTTGAGCCAATTCCTGAAGTGAAGGAACTCCCCTCCCCTGCTCAATTTTACGAGCAAGGCAGTGCAGTTAATCGGCCGTAATTATGTCACATTAAGACATTCCGTTCTTAAATCTGGGATCCTGGACCACGCCAGACTCGCGAATTTCCGATAAAGCCTCCGCATAAGCCAATAAGATCTTCAGAGCAAATGTGCTTCTTTCTCTGATAAAACTATCTTCGGGAGAAACAGGCTCTACTCCATTAATTAGATGTTCCACATCTCTAAAGATCAACTGTTCCGGAATATAACAAATCTTGGTATTTTTATAACTACTTGCTCTCATTTCATTGATCGGAAAAGCGCCGCCTCTACCAGAAGAAACAGAAACGAGAAGTCCTGGCTTATGGCCCAGCTGGACCAATCCCGCATGAAGGAAGAAATTTTTAATGGCAGGACTTGCCATGCCGCCATACTCGGGAGTGATAACAACAAAACCTTCCGAACTTTTTAAATTTTCATCGATAGGTTTCCAAAGATCCGTCCAGAGCTTATCGTCGCTTGTCTGAGTAGAATCATAGATGGGAAGAGGATTTTTTCCTAAGTCCAAGGTCCAAGTTTCTACGGACATTTCTT from the Leptospira hartskeerlii genome contains:
- a CDS encoding NAD(P)/FAD-dependent oxidoreductase — encoded protein: MPKGEKKKVVVIGVGFGGLQAIKKMSKEEDLEIVAIDKKNHHLFQPLLYQVATAVLSPADIAIPTRSLIGDKENVTVYLGEVEKVDIQAKKVIFQGHSEDYDYLILAAGAKSGYFGNDHWKKYSIGLKSLKDALAIRTKILTSFEQAELAGDPELAKKHLNYVIIGGGPTGVELAGSIAELSHEIVRNEFHTIDPALAKITLIEASPRLLAAFAPKLSEFAKIRLEKRGVEVLTGTKVLEIDQNGVKIEGRTIPSSTVIWAAGVQANAIGATLGVPTDRMGRVMVDEFCNVEGHPEVFVIGDIANYSKGMEKPLPGVSPVAMQQGRYVASLIRGDLKSKKRKPFRYLDKGSMATIGRQDAVAQVGNLRLRGFFGWVVWLFIHIFYQVGFKNKISIFITWVWSYITFRAEARLIQDEIESNSAGTSAQN
- a CDS encoding low molecular weight protein-tyrosine-phosphatase, with amino-acid sequence MVGTPDSSNIYRVLFVCLGNICRSPAAEGAFVDLLEKRGLSSLFEVDSCGTSRYHIGELADPRTRQTARKKGIELTHKARQFKRSDFEYYDFILAMDRSNNKDLGALASNEEERKKIHLFRKFQKGQGKDSEVPDPYYGTLKDFEEVHQIVFEASEGFLEYVLSKNGVKNA
- a CDS encoding SDR family NAD(P)-dependent oxidoreductase; the protein is MSKGPNKKKIIITGASSGIGRELALLYGKEGHDLAITSRRKNVLEDIAKEIRSFNKGGKVILASLDVSESADNFKVLPKLAKELGGVDLFIANAGISTNSSFGQKSFEADKKVIDTNLIGLMAGISALQPIFRDQKKGQIVGISSVASFRGLPGSASYSTSKAAVSTYLEALRGEVRQFGVKVTVIHPGFIDTPINQKLKSRPFLVSAEKGAKKIYNRIESGVRSATVPWFPWAMIGVLMRSLPEFIWEKIGPK
- a CDS encoding GGDEF domain-containing protein, encoding MRNLQDELKEKDEEIQKLKELLELYERVSKLGEVELLTAEQTLTAHETTANLARNELIEMRDRFKGLGQIDSERKTAILEIVNDKEAPLPSLASKFEEMGKKDDYFYSDFFRIIANLDLPESEARSLWKEIYAHAENLSKQLGRSMNFVVALLDYIYLKNRLIENPKIVDIYSFEEIILNAVIDEGTGIYNRRYFNLVLNKEITRSKRYKRSFCLFLFDLDNFKKINDTKGHSFGDDILKLVAGTLMYAFRTEDISCRVGGEEFAVILPETTKENARVAIERFRTYLRNSSKNDFGIEVTVSGGVAEYPGDADESNRLYSFTDAKLYEAKAAGKDRITYT
- a CDS encoding cyclic nucleotide-binding domain-containing protein, which codes for MNKINIQAGQIIFREGELNNSMYIITSGTVEIFFTHKNSATRLALMKKGDFFGEMALFRAKPRTATARAVMDTEMVAVESKQQLERYLLANPEFAAKMVRILADRLANTNELLISKLNEITTKEIEYQIDDK
- a CDS encoding NADPH-dependent FMN reductase — protein: MKIGIIVGSQQKVSQSSKVGEFLNSKLKEMSVETWTLDLGKNPLPIYDSTQTSDDKLWTDLWKPIDENLKSSEGFVVITPEYGGMASPAIKNFFLHAGLVQLGHKPGLLVSVSSGRGGAFPINEMRASSYKNTKICYIPEQLIFRDVEHLINGVEPVSPEDSFIRERSTFALKILLAYAEALSEIRESGVVQDPRFKNGMS